CCCGCGGCGCGACGCGCAGGGCGCTCCGCCCCGCGGATTTCCGCGAGGGCCGCGTCCGGAGGAGGCGGCGGCGCTCCGGATCTGCCACCATTCCGCGCGTCGGCGCGTCCGTCCGCCGTCGCGGCGGGCGCCGCGCCAACACGATCGGCTTCACTTTGGGCAGAATAGAGGGTGGGCGCCGGGTGCGTCCGTTCGGAGGGGGCATGAGCCGCACGTTCGTGATCTTGATCGTGGTCCTGCTGTTGATCGGCGGTCTGCTGCTGTTGGTCGGCGGCTGGTTCGTCGCCACGCGAAACTCCTTCGTCCGCATGGACGAAGGCGTCAACGCCTCGTGGAGCCAAGTCCAGAACCAGTACCAGCGGCGGATGGACCTGATCCCCAACCTCGTCAACACGGTCAAGGGGGTCGCCAACTTCGAGAAGGAAACGTACACGGCGGTCGCCGAGGCCCGCGCCAAGGCCGGCCAGACGGTCATCTCGGCGCAGGACGCGCGCAATCCGGCGAAGTTCGCCCAGTTCGAGCAGGCGCAGGGGCAGCTCTCCTCCGCCCTCTCGCGGCTGCTCGTCGCGGTGGAGAAGTATCCCGAGCTCAAGGCGAACCAGAACTTCACCCAGCTGCAGGACGAGCTGGCCGGCACCGAGAACCGGATCGCCGTCGAGCGGAAGCGGTTCAACGAGGTCGTGCAGGGCTACAACACGAAGATCCGCCTCTTCCCGGCGAGCCTCGTGGCCGGCATGACCGGCTTCTCCGCGCGGCCGTACTTCCAGGCCCAGGCCGGCGCCGACCAGGCGCCCAAGGTGCAGTTCTGAGCGGGATCGCGCGCGCCGCGCGGCGGTTCGCCGCCGCCGCGCTGGCGGTCCTCGCCTTCGTCGGCGGGGCGCGCGCCTTCGACGTCCCCCCCGCGCCGCCGCGCTTCGTCCACGACGGCGCCGACCTGCTCGGCGAAGAGGGGCGGGCGCGGCTCGAGGACCGGCTCGCGGCGCTCA
This portion of the bacterium genome encodes:
- a CDS encoding LemA family protein, which encodes MSRTFVILIVVLLLIGGLLLLVGGWFVATRNSFVRMDEGVNASWSQVQNQYQRRMDLIPNLVNTVKGVANFEKETYTAVAEARAKAGQTVISAQDARNPAKFAQFEQAQGQLSSALSRLLVAVEKYPELKANQNFTQLQDELAGTENRIAVERKRFNEVVQGYNTKIRLFPASLVAGMTGFSARPYFQAQAGADQAPKVQF